One stretch of Eupeodes corollae chromosome 2, idEupCoro1.1, whole genome shotgun sequence DNA includes these proteins:
- the LOC129946188 gene encoding ankyrin repeat domain-containing protein 17 isoform X7 yields MSDNSDIVMNNNRLQASVMDMGKKLLQCARDNDVIGVESLIAKGSPFASDWLGMTAIHFAAMNDGYEICKLLTNTGINKDARTKVDRTPLHLAAFYGHERIVKLLIDCQCSLNPRDMLRMTPLHWAVEKRHKSIVRLLIKHNADVTAISKFGKTPIALAVLTEQADILQELEAARQMQQSRKYNEQHEKTQRIKLVRKKETNEAVNSIMGLSSDTNYEPSEKRFRLNSESDKQPTKTYRKDSIHSSDEKDMTVQDNPAVNLLKSHGISIMNDDEDTSNKLLTTALQNGRQLVLSEGGKLLLNEAKKMSKTPFSETVKIAAAPHPSSAPPPSIPMGVVKLTNKPGTKQIETKFRPNIIHKSKPTITTSTPKDVTGKNIRIISLNDFKKIYGNGNIKSMPNTINKSQVVKIKTQKPPVPQIKEEQPEFIEYDYDPQYEDEENDLPPNIIKVSAESDQDDLSDFESVQTATATINPPAPPSPEPPIQSSTSTQNNIRYSFTKSPNKAATLPERTPVIPLLTIPEICRQLLELRKQNDELRRKYEIAQKEKEDFRNRLERLESLLIEEQPVVEEITEM; encoded by the exons ATGAGCGACAATTCGGACATTGTTATGAACAACAATCGTCTTCAGGCGTCTGTGATGGATATGGGAAAGAAGTTGTTGCAATGCGCTCGCGACAATGATGTCATTGGGGTTGAGAGTTTAATAGCAAAAGGATCACCCTTTGCTTCCGATTGG CTTGGAATGACGGCGATTCACTTCGCTGCTATGAATGATGGCTATGAAATTTGCAAACTCCTCACAAACACTGGAATCAATAAAGACGCCCGGACGAAGGTGGATCGAACTCCACTGCATTTGGCTGCCTTCTATGGCCACGAACGTATTGTTAAGCTTTTAATTGATTGTCAATGTTCACTTAATCCTAGAGACATG CTTCGAATGACTCCACTTCATTGGGCAGTTGAGAAACGACACAAAAGTATAGTTCGACTGCTCATCAAACACAATGCCGATGTTACGGCGATttccaaatttggtaaaacacCAATTGCCTTGGCCGTACTCACAGAACAAGCAGACATTCTCCAAGAATTGGAAGCTGCTAGACAAATGCAACAAAGCAGAAAATACAATGAACAGCATGAG AAGACACAACGGATTAAACTTGTGCGTAAA AAAGAAACAAATGAAGCTGTTAATTCAATTATGGGCCTTTCGAGTGATACAAATTATGAACCATCAGAAAAAAGATTCAGATTAAATTCTGAAAGTGACAAACAACCAACTAAAACTTATAGAAAAGATTCTATTCATTCATCAGATGAAAAag ATATGACAGTCCAAGATAATCCCGCTGTGAATCTATTAAAAAGTCATGGTATATCAATAATGAACGACGATGAGGATACCTCAAATAAACTTCTAACAACTGCACTACAAAATGGTCGACAATTGGTTCTGTCTGAGGGCGGAAAGTTACTTTTGAACGAAGCTAAGAAAATGAGTAAAACACCATTTTCAGAAACAGTCAAAATAGCAGCCGCGCCTCATCCATCCTCTGCACCGCCACCGTCGATACCAATGGGTGTGGTTAAATTGACTAATAAACCAGGGACGAAGCAAATAGAGACTAAATTCCGCCCAAATATTATTCATAAATCCAAGCCCACTATCACAACGTCAACACCTAAAGACGTAACTGGGAAG AATATACGAATAATTTCACttaatgactttaaaaaaatctacggTAATGGGAATATTAAGTCCATGCCGAATACAATCAACAA ATCTCAAGTAGTGAAGATAAAGACTCAAAAACCTCCAGTTCCTCAAATCAAAGAGGAACAACCAGAATTCATCGAATACGACTATGACCCTCAATACGAAGACGAAGAAAATGACTTGCCACCGAACATAATCAAAGTATCGGCCGAGAGCGATCAGGATGACTTGTCGGATTTTGAGAGCGTacaaacagcaacagcaactaTCAATCCTCCAGCTCCGCCATCACCAGAACCACCTATACAATCTTCCACTTCCACACAAAACAATATTAGATATTCTTTTACAAAATCTCCAAATAAGGCAGCAACATTACCTGAACGAACGCCAGTGATTCCTTTGCTGACCATACCAGAAATCTGTCGGCAACTCCTTGAGCTGCGGAAGCAAAACGATGAGTTGCGCAGAAAATATGAAATCGCGCAAAAGGAGAAGGAGGACTTCCGGAATCGATTAGAACGTCTCGAGAGTTTGCTTATAGAAGAACAACCTGTTGTCGAGGAGATTACTGAAATGTAG
- the LOC129946188 gene encoding ankyrin-3 isoform X6, with protein MVGNKIIAAIRPDGKVYSVNNSSGGSGSIVPNSVLHQNHGHFPVKIRSNSGSNQFNMSDNSDIVMNNNRLQASVMDMGKKLLQCARDNDVIGVESLIAKGSPFASDWLGMTAIHFAAMNDGYEICKLLTNTGINKDARTKVDRTPLHLAAFYGHERIVKLLIDCQCSLNPRDMLRMTPLHWAVEKRHKSIVRLLIKHNADVTAISKFGKTPIALAVLTEQADILQELEAARQMQQSRKYNEQHEKETNEAVNSIMGLSSDTNYEPSEKRFRLNSESDKQPTKTYRKDSIHSSDEKDMTVQDNPAVNLLKSHGISIMNDDEDTSNKLLTTALQNGRQLVLSEGGKLLLNEAKKMSKTPFSETVKIAAAPHPSSAPPPSIPMGVVKLTNKPGTKQIETKFRPNIIHKSKPTITTSTPKDVTGKNIRIISLNDFKKIYGNGNIKSMPNTINKSQVVKIKTQKPPVPQIKEEQPEFIEYDYDPQYEDEENDLPPNIIKVSAESDQDDLSDFESVQTATATINPPAPPSPEPPIQSSTSTQNNIRYSFTKSPNKAATLPERTPVIPLLTIPEICRQLLELRKQNDELRRKYEIAQKEKEDFRNRLERLESLLIEEQPVVEEITEM; from the exons ATGgttggaaacaaaattattgcagCCATACGACCAGACGGCAAAGTCTATTCTGTAAACAATTCTAGTGGCGGCAGCGGCAGTATCGTGCCAAACAGTGTCCTTCATCAAAATCATGGACATTTCCCAGTGAAAATT CGCTCAAATTCAGGAAGCAATCAATTTAACATGAGCGACAATTCGGACATTGTTATGAACAACAATCGTCTTCAGGCGTCTGTGATGGATATGGGAAAGAAGTTGTTGCAATGCGCTCGCGACAATGATGTCATTGGGGTTGAGAGTTTAATAGCAAAAGGATCACCCTTTGCTTCCGATTGG CTTGGAATGACGGCGATTCACTTCGCTGCTATGAATGATGGCTATGAAATTTGCAAACTCCTCACAAACACTGGAATCAATAAAGACGCCCGGACGAAGGTGGATCGAACTCCACTGCATTTGGCTGCCTTCTATGGCCACGAACGTATTGTTAAGCTTTTAATTGATTGTCAATGTTCACTTAATCCTAGAGACATG CTTCGAATGACTCCACTTCATTGGGCAGTTGAGAAACGACACAAAAGTATAGTTCGACTGCTCATCAAACACAATGCCGATGTTACGGCGATttccaaatttggtaaaacacCAATTGCCTTGGCCGTACTCACAGAACAAGCAGACATTCTCCAAGAATTGGAAGCTGCTAGACAAATGCAACAAAGCAGAAAATACAATGAACAGCATGAG AAAGAAACAAATGAAGCTGTTAATTCAATTATGGGCCTTTCGAGTGATACAAATTATGAACCATCAGAAAAAAGATTCAGATTAAATTCTGAAAGTGACAAACAACCAACTAAAACTTATAGAAAAGATTCTATTCATTCATCAGATGAAAAag ATATGACAGTCCAAGATAATCCCGCTGTGAATCTATTAAAAAGTCATGGTATATCAATAATGAACGACGATGAGGATACCTCAAATAAACTTCTAACAACTGCACTACAAAATGGTCGACAATTGGTTCTGTCTGAGGGCGGAAAGTTACTTTTGAACGAAGCTAAGAAAATGAGTAAAACACCATTTTCAGAAACAGTCAAAATAGCAGCCGCGCCTCATCCATCCTCTGCACCGCCACCGTCGATACCAATGGGTGTGGTTAAATTGACTAATAAACCAGGGACGAAGCAAATAGAGACTAAATTCCGCCCAAATATTATTCATAAATCCAAGCCCACTATCACAACGTCAACACCTAAAGACGTAACTGGGAAG AATATACGAATAATTTCACttaatgactttaaaaaaatctacggTAATGGGAATATTAAGTCCATGCCGAATACAATCAACAA ATCTCAAGTAGTGAAGATAAAGACTCAAAAACCTCCAGTTCCTCAAATCAAAGAGGAACAACCAGAATTCATCGAATACGACTATGACCCTCAATACGAAGACGAAGAAAATGACTTGCCACCGAACATAATCAAAGTATCGGCCGAGAGCGATCAGGATGACTTGTCGGATTTTGAGAGCGTacaaacagcaacagcaactaTCAATCCTCCAGCTCCGCCATCACCAGAACCACCTATACAATCTTCCACTTCCACACAAAACAATATTAGATATTCTTTTACAAAATCTCCAAATAAGGCAGCAACATTACCTGAACGAACGCCAGTGATTCCTTTGCTGACCATACCAGAAATCTGTCGGCAACTCCTTGAGCTGCGGAAGCAAAACGATGAGTTGCGCAGAAAATATGAAATCGCGCAAAAGGAGAAGGAGGACTTCCGGAATCGATTAGAACGTCTCGAGAGTTTGCTTATAGAAGAACAACCTGTTGTCGAGGAGATTACTGAAATGTAG